The DNA sequence AGCTTCCTGCTCACCCTTGAACTGGCTGAACCCGAAGAACTGCTCAAGCGCCTCCTTCGGGGTAAGGTCTACGTGGATCATGTGGCAAAAGGGACCGGAACGAGGCCGGTTGGATTCAACGCTTAAATGTAACGCATCGCCGCATTCCAGCGAACGACTTTTAACAACGCTTGGCGCAACGGCATGATGACCGGTGTATTGCGTGTGACCGACGGGACCTGTGCGCAGGACTACAACTTACTTTGTCCTGCCACGAGGGCTCTCGCGGGCATTGGGCCTTGTGCCCGCCGCCCGAACAACCAGCTACCACATAACATGGAGAAGCTTCGCATCAGCACCATCATGGACGCCCTGATCCAGTGGGCACCACTGGAATTGCAGGAGGATTATGACAACTGTGGCCTGCAGGTGGGTGATCCCTCAAACGAGGTCGATTCGGTGATGGTTTGCCTGGACTGCACCGAAGCCGTTGTGGAGGAAGCGGCGGCCATGGGCTGTGGACTCATCATCAGCCACCACCCGGTGATCTTCAGGGGATTGAAGGCGCTGACGGGCCGCGACCATGTGGAACGCACGGTTCTGGCCGCGATCAGGCGCGGCATCGCCATTCTTTCGCTGCACACCGACCTGGACAATGTGGTGGATGGTGTGAATGGTGAGATCGCCCGGCTGCTGGGCTTGAAGTCCGTGGGCGTGCTCGATCCCAAGCCGGGCCAGCTTCGCAAGCTGGTGGTCTTCGTGCCGCACGAGAAGGCCGAGGCGGTGCGGTCGGCCCTTTTCGCTGCCGGTGCAGGGCATATCGGGGGCTACGACGAGTGCAGTTTCAACCTGCAAGGAACGGGGACCTTTCGTGCTGGGGCCGGCACCAGGCCCCATGTGGGCCGGCAGGGTGAGCGGCACCAGGAGCCCGAGACCCGTGTGGAGGTGATCCTTGTGGCGCATAGGGAAGCCGCGATCCTGGCCGCCATGCGCCGTGCCCATCCTTACGAAGAGGTCGCCTATGACCTGTATCCCTTGGCCAATGAGCATCCGGGCATTGGCAGCGGCCTATTGGGGGAGTGGGAGAAGCCCTTGACCGAAATGGACTTCCTGGCCCGGTTGAAGGAGGTCTTCCAGCCCGGGATCTTCCGCCATACCAGGTTGCTGGGCAGGCCCATACGGCGCGTGGCCCTTTGCGGGGGATCGGGCGCCTTTCTGCTGGGCAGGGCCCTTGGCGCCCAAGCGGATGCCTTCATCACCGGGGATGTGAAGTACCACCAGTTCTTCGATGCCGATGGCCGGCTCTTGCTGGCTGACATCGGACACTATGCCAGCGAGCGGTCCACCATGCACCTGATCCAGCGCAGGTTAGGGGAACTTTTCCCTACTTTTGCGGTCCGTTTGACGGAAACCGTCACGGATCCCATACACCATTATTGACCCCATGGCGAAGAGCGACGTGAAGGCCCCGGCCAAAAAGGCCAAGGCCCCGGAGACCAATGGCAAAGTATCCGGGACCATCCCGAAGGCCGATACCACCATCGCGGAGAAGCTTGTGGAACTGTATCGCCTGCAACATTTCGATTCGCAGGTGGACAAGATCCGGATCCAGCGTGGCGAGCTGCCGCTGGAGGTGCAGGACCTCGAGGATGAGGTGGCCGGCCTGGAAACCCGATTGAAGAAGCTGGAGGAGGACCTTGCCGAGGTGCAGAACCAGGTGAGCGACCGGCAGAACATGATCAAGGACGCCAAGGCCCAGATCAAGAAGTACGAGGCCCAGCAGTCCAAGGTGCGCAACAACAGGGAGTTCGATTCCCTGACCAAGGAGATCGAGTTCCAGAACCTGGAGATCCAGTTGGCGGAGAAACGCATCAAGGAGGCCAAGGCCACCTTGGAGACCAAGAACCAACTGGTGGTGGAAAGCAAGTCGCTCTATGAGGAGCGCTTGAAGGACCTGCAGGTGAAGAAGAAGGAATTGGACTCGATCATCGCCGAGACCGAGAAGGAGGAGAAGGAACTCTTGAAGAAGAGCGCCACGGCTTCCAAGCACATCGAAGAGCGGCTGCTGAGCGCCTATCACCGCATTCGGAGCAACGCGCGCAACGGTCTGGGGGTGGTGCCGGTGGAACGAGGCAGTTGTGGTGGGTGCTTCAACGCCATTCCGCCACAGCGCCAGCTGGACATCAGCAGCCACAAGAAGATCATCGTTTGCGAACACTGCGGCCGCATCCTGGTGGATGAGTACGTGGTGGACCGCGTCAAGGGCGAGTGAACCCCTCGGCCATTGGGATCGCGAAGGCTCCTGTTCCGCAGGGGCCTTCGTCTTTTATGTCGGTCCTCAAGGGCGCAGGCTCACCGTGAGGAGCGCGTGATAACCGCGCCGGGTCTCCGAGGCGGGGTCGACCGTCCAGGGGTCGTAGATGAAATGCTCCACGCCCCGCTGCGCATAGTTCAGCCCCAGATCGATGCCCAGATGGTCGCCCCGGTATCCAAGGCCACCCGCGTAGACCTTGAGCGCCTGGCCTTGGCGAGCATCAGCGTCCACGTAGGGATCCGCACTGATGGACCAGCCGAGCCGGTAGTACCAATGTCCCAACCGCCATTCGGTGCCCACCCGCAAGGCATGCGCAGGCCGGAAGACGCGCTCGATGACGCTGTTCTCGAAGGCGAAATCGTAGTCGTCCAGGATCCTGCTGCTGGCCCGCATGCGCATGCGGCGGAAGTCGGTGTATTCATAGTCCACGCTGAAGAGCGCGTGGGCGCCGGCCACATAGGCAGCGCTGAGGATGCCGCGCCAGGGGGTGTTCACGCGGTAGCTGAAGAGGCCGTCGGGTGAACTCGCGAAGTACTCGAAGGCCCCATTGGCGTCCGGCGTGCGGAACCGGGTGCGCATGCTCGTGTTGTACCCGTCATTCAACTGCATCCACTGGGGGCTGTGCCAGGCGAGGCCCATGCGGAAGCGTTCGGTGATACGGCCGATGATGCCCAGCTTCACATCGAAGCCGCTGCCAGTGATCGTCAGATCCTCCCGGTATCTCACCTCTGCCAGGTCCAGGCTCCCATCGCGCGTGGTCTCCGTGTGCGTGGTGGTGCGTTGGAACCGGTGGCCGGCGATACCCACACTGACGCCCACATAGAGCGCGTCCAGGTAGTTGCCGGAATAGAAGAAGGAAGTGGTGTTGCTGCGACCACGCGATTCGATCGTGTGGATCTGGTCCGTGGGCGAACCGAAGGGGATTAGACTGACGTAACTGGTTCCAGCGGAGTCCAACGGGTCTATGGCGTAGGTGTCCCAAGCCAGGCCGGCGGTGAAGGGAAAGAAGGTGAACAGGTCGCTGTCCTGCGTGCCTTCCGCTTCATACACGAAGCCCTGCAGAATGGTGCTTGGCACGTCCCTGCCTTCCACCAACCGGCGCCAGTTGTGGGTCGCTTGCCTGTCATAGACCACGCCGAAGGTGCCGCTTCGCCAGTCACTGTCGCGGTCCGAAGGGTTGTTCAGGACCAGGGCGACATTGCCGAGGTTGAACCGGCTTTCCGTGTCGGCCGCGCGGGTGCCATAGAAGTCATTGGCGGCGTCGTTCACCTCCATGGCCGGGGTGATGCTCAGCTCACTGGTACGATAGAGTCCGAAGCCTGCGGGGTTGATGGAGATCGAGGCCGGATCGGCACCCAAAGCTCCGAACGCGTTGGCCATACCAGCGCTTCGGGCCGTGCCCAATGGCCGGATGCCGCTGATCCGCAGGGCATCCTCTTCATTCTGCGCCAAGGCCGGAGCGCACGGGAACGATGCCAGCAGGAACAGCCCCCATGGTATGCGCGCATCCATCCACCTCATGCTGATGCTGGCCAGTGATCAACGGGGCCTGCCACCGCCACCGCCACCTGGGCGGCTTCCTCCACCTGCTGGAGCTGGGGAGGAGAAACCGCCACCACCGCGGTCGAAGCCACCACCACTGTTGCGCTCCCCACCACCACGAAGTTGGAAGCCACCCTGGTCGGGCGAGGGTCGGGATTCGCGCATTTGACGTGTGCGCGACGGCGGTTCATTGGATGGTCGCTGCTGGGGCAGGATCAAGGGACGGTCGCCGCGATCTTGGAAGCCACCCTGCACGGGTGCGGTGCGTGGTGGGCGTGAACTGCTCGGCGTGTAGGCCGACTCCCGCACCTGCGGCCTCAGGCTCACCGGGTCGCGGGTTGGCATTCCGGTCTTTGGCCCGCTGGATCCCGGGCGGCCGCCGCCCCCGCCACTGATGCTGGGACGATGGCCCACCACCGTGCCGCTGGATCCGCCGATGATGACCGGGGAGTAGCAACTGAAGCAATTGCCCATGGGTCCCCAGTAAGGTCCGTAACCATATCCGCCATAGAAGGGGTCATGCCAACCCATGGGGCCGCCCCATCCATAGGGGTTGCCCCATCCCCAATTGTTGAAGCCGGCTGGACCCCAAGGGCTGCCCCAGCCGTAGCCCATGCCCATCCACGGGTTGTTCCAACCCATGCCGCTGCCCCAACCGTAGCCCATGTTCCAGTGGGGCGACATGCCCCAGCCATGGCCCATGCCCATGCCCATGCCCCAACCCGGGCCGTTCCATCCGCTCTGCCAGCCCATGCCGGTGCCGAATCCGAAACGCCCGTAGTTGTAGTAGTACGGGTCGTTGTAGGCCATGTCATAGTAGTTGCGCGGCGAATTGTACTTGTTCGCTGTCGCGGCGTCATAGTAATCGTCCGTGGCGCTGCCCGAAGGTTCGGTGCCGGCCTTCTTGGATGCTTTCGCAGGCGCCTGGGAGGGCATGAAGTACACATCGTCGCGCACCTGCGCCGTATCACGCATTCCGGCACAGGAGGTCAACAGCACGGCGGCGATCGCCGTGGAAATCAGGATGCTCTTGTTGGTGCTCATGTCCTTCCGGTTTGTCCCCGGCCATCGCCCTTCGGCCCTGACCGGGATGTGTACTTTTGGCCGCCCCGTACAGGAACAAAAATAATACCACGGGGAACGGCATGGCAGACCAGCTCACCAAGCGTTCCGAGGATCTCGCACAGTGGTACAACGATCTGGTGCTGAAGGCCGATCTGGCCGAGCACAGCGATGTACGCGGATGCATGGTGATCAAACCGCATGGCTATGCCATCTGGGAGAAGATGCATGCGGCCTTGGATGCCCGCTTCAAGGAAACGGGCCACATGAACGCCTATTTCCCCCTCTTCATCCCCAAGAGCTACCTGGCCAGGGAGGCCAGCCATGTGGAAGGCTTCGCCAAGGAATGCGCCGTTGTGACCCACTATCGTTTGAAGAGCGACCCGGAGAAAGGGGTGGTGGTGGACCCGGAGGCGAAATTGGAGGAGGAACTCATCGTTCGCCCCACGAGTGAGACCATCATCTGGAACACCTACCGGGGCTGGATCAAGAGCTACCGCGACCTGCCCATCCTGGTGAACCAGTGGGCCAACGTGGTGCGCTGGGAGATGCGCACGCGACTGTTCCTGCGCACGGCCGAGTTCCTCTGGCAGGAAGGGCACACGGCACATGCCACGCGGCAGGAAGCGGAAGAGGAAACGCTGCGCATGCTGGATGTTTACGCCCGCTTCGCGGAGGAATGGCTCGCCATGCCCGTGATCAAGGGTGTGAAGACCGCCAGTGAACGCTTCGCCGGCGCGGTGGAGACCTATTGCATCGAGGCCATGATGCAGGATGGCAAGGCGTTGCAGGCGGGCACCTCGCATTTCCTTGGACAGAACTTCGCCAAGGCCTTCGATGTGGTCTTCACCAACAAGGAGAACCGGCAGGAGCATGTCTGGGCCACCAGCTGGGGCGTCTCCACGCGTTTGATCGGCGCTTTGATCCTCACCCATAGCGACGACCACGGTCTGGTGCTGCCACCGAAACTGGCGCCGGTGCAGGTGGCCATCGTGCCCATCGCCAAGAACGCCGAACAGCTTGACGCCATACGTGGCT is a window from the Flavobacteriales bacterium genome containing:
- a CDS encoding Nif3-like dinuclear metal center hexameric protein; amino-acid sequence: MEKLRISTIMDALIQWAPLELQEDYDNCGLQVGDPSNEVDSVMVCLDCTEAVVEEAAAMGCGLIISHHPVIFRGLKALTGRDHVERTVLAAIRRGIAILSLHTDLDNVVDGVNGEIARLLGLKSVGVLDPKPGQLRKLVVFVPHEKAEAVRSALFAAGAGHIGGYDECSFNLQGTGTFRAGAGTRPHVGRQGERHQEPETRVEVILVAHREAAILAAMRRAHPYEEVAYDLYPLANEHPGIGSGLLGEWEKPLTEMDFLARLKEVFQPGIFRHTRLLGRPIRRVALCGGSGAFLLGRALGAQADAFITGDVKYHQFFDADGRLLLADIGHYASERSTMHLIQRRLGELFPTFAVRLTETVTDPIHHY
- the proS gene encoding proline--tRNA ligase, producing MADQLTKRSEDLAQWYNDLVLKADLAEHSDVRGCMVIKPHGYAIWEKMHAALDARFKETGHMNAYFPLFIPKSYLAREASHVEGFAKECAVVTHYRLKSDPEKGVVVDPEAKLEEELIVRPTSETIIWNTYRGWIKSYRDLPILVNQWANVVRWEMRTRLFLRTAEFLWQEGHTAHATRQEAEEETLRMLDVYARFAEEWLAMPVIKGVKTASERFAGAVETYCIEAMMQDGKALQAGTSHFLGQNFAKAFDVVFTNKENRQEHVWATSWGVSTRLIGALILTHSDDHGLVLPPKLAPVQVAIVPIAKNAEQLDAIRGYVAPVLGALRARGVTVKFDDDDTKKPGWKFAEYEFKGYPLRIAVGPRDLEQGTVELARRDTMEKISIHMTDLADKVEHLLEAIQDNLYQKALAMRDRKTRAVDSYAEFKQAIEEGGFILAHWDGTAETEARIKEETKATIRCIPLDGDASPGKCMVTGAPSAGRVIFARAY